In Musa acuminata AAA Group cultivar baxijiao chromosome BXJ2-8, Cavendish_Baxijiao_AAA, whole genome shotgun sequence, one genomic interval encodes:
- the LOC103993633 gene encoding uncharacterized protein LOC103993633: protein MAADVASDSDPLNPCCAKLRQKFLKLEGSRNALRQAVQILEQQLNKLESENANLKKVNREENAEFHKRSKEEESSIIHTLEKQINELKSEISAFQQMETKDHSNSLDAHIAERDAEIKMLKECLVKEKMRGDAEKKKAEIATKKAADAKKLLDMEKSKCDDARKLANADKKKAEEVRLSLEKFKTEVNEARAKLVAERTKAHEFDKLIEEEKQKTIMEKKRAELERTKAEELSKILEVQRREARDDKVRVEHMKQMLEDEKQHKENLQRKLVEILSEREAASGCLCSRDKKLKGDTSAKPAVVKTLKEQLKFAKKQLKYAKRMTKLEKMEKKLISQQFHLLKQEFIQLSCHLKMLGDQISHVTEGTHSLGKIEDPLRYNLQNVSLGLRCSERDFQLGNCCCKGSFQIPGSTRELSCFAASGRQHARKITGTKSEVDPLTRDSSRNRPQSSTVCSTSTICPDRELMGSQAIDATFLATSSKLAEGFSSHGLIIPNVPRADAEHVHNKMTASEAKKTDRSCIKKKTHRSGSVYEGNKFTDKIQVCGGGKKRKIHDPMASITSFCDKDNQVQLVERHFSGKNLMRTKGAPLKEICHQNSGMSKIINASRGLRTEMHGSFMSAEDWQGITHLQPSSQVRKDEIDIDCSMPPCFPCKSKISENNPLNIIEEIPAVSNDQADLVFLENGTREDCMKLLMLDDVDDERRYREAIERPLSPTLPVIKCSVVGLKGEDHSHYLIKELFREPTNDKDTFETYHCFDVINGEINSNKFELVMPTPPVLKDNVGSVHASEESELNNARTFMRDLNKHEELNNFGHNHENNISSGAGKGFDMRDIDVTMNTTDFPPSIMKLRENLQAEPIVHHVIDPYVASALNVGSNASTKENDQHLASGNDSVGGEKSSQTGCHQTSNPGQIVRSESYVHLSAKQELVNPLGGNVGLEETTRFCDAFSDTEDENSISHIIQATNNIASEKTGCCVVFSHTKDEDSISRIIQARNNLASKNFGRSQVDCNIVEVLHSLTLELDLQSEEKVCVFFSLLLGNIAGSLFANSGSIMVENVLQFTKSFATETSKVISDATACQYFSEICQLDILLHLIDDFLITRRIMVCNGMESEQTCSSPLSSKSYQLNGQNVNEAAAKTYQLIAASILSASICAVFDQIGFLLEVSYKVLCLCKHDTSCNLLMLHIFAFAIGEKFFTMEKFNFHVSAIKSVVSLLESGHHSLLSFCSASDVDICFSPCKQCPFSKDAVCTEKNVSMLMDILQDSFAGSSSVGYSFTSSLYPLSESNPRVKEGICCSREPDSLGGQCEASCVLFKYGDHAVDFLNYISKRALCYFADIVSVVELFGCYMNWKWISDNLLLRLLNMLESYPPNEFSAAVVVLVGQLGRFGVDLGGYQQIGVPQLRNKLSSLLDTYAKGRSNLPDQLAVVGALVNLLPVSFEEIINGRLEHPVDSSHSHQIEPVKQWFSHLDKKLQILVSNFFGHADL from the exons ATGGCGGCGGACGTAGCCTCGGATTCCGATCCCCTGAATCCGTGCTGTGCCAAG CTTAGGCAAAAGTTCTTGAAGTTGGAGGGAAGCAGGAACGCTCTCCGGCAAGCCGTGCAGATCCTCGAGCAGCAGCTTAATAAGCTTGAAAGCGAGAATGCGAATCTCAAAAAGG TAAATCGGGAAGAGAATGCAGAGTTTCATAAAAGGTCAAAGGAAGAAGAATCAAGTATCATACATACATTGGAGAAACAGATTAATGAATTGaagtctgagataagtgcttttcAACAAATGGAAACCAAAGATCACAGTAACTCACTGGACGCTCATATTGCTGAAAGGGATGCAGAGATAAAGATGCTGAAAGAGTGTCTTGTTAAAGAGAAAATGAGAGGTGATGCCGAGAAAAAGAAGGCTGAAATAGCGACGAAGAAAGCTGCAGATGCAAAGAAGTTGCTGGATATGGAGAAGAGTAAATGTGATGATGCAAGGAAGCTTGCTAATGCTGATAAAAAGAAAGCTGAGGAAGTTAGACTTTCTTTGGAAAAATTTAAAACTGAAGTCAATGAAGCCAGGGCCAAATTAGTGGCAGAAAGAACCAAAGcgcatgaatttgataaattaattgaAGAAGAAAAGCAGAAGACTATTATGGAAAAGAAGCGTGCGGAGTTAGAGAGGACAAAAGCTGAAGAGCTAAGTAAGATTTTGGAAGTGCAACGTAGAGAGGCAAGGGACGATAAGGTCCGTGTAGAACATATGAAGCAAATGCTGGAGGATGAGAAGCAACACAAAGAGAACTTACAAAGGAAGTTAGTTGAGATTCTTTCGGAACGAGAAGCTGCAAGCGGCTGTCTATGTTCTCGGGATAAGAAATTAAAGGGTGACACAAGCGCCAAACCTGCTGTTGTGAAAACCCTGAAAGAACAACTAAAGTTTGCAAAGAAGCAACTAAAGTATGCTAAAAGAATGACTAAGCTTGAAAAGATGGAGAAAAAGCTTATCAGCCAGCAATTTCATCTATTGAAGCAGGAGTTTATCCAACTCTCATGCCACCTGAAGATGCTCGGTGATCAAATATCTCACGTAACTGAAGGTACACATAGCCTTGGAAAG ATTGAGGATCCTTTGAGATACAATTTGCAAAATGTCAGCCTCGGTCTTAGGTGTTCGGAGAGAGATTTTCAACTGGGAAACTGTTGCTGCAAGGGTTCATTTCAGATTCCTGGTTCAACGAGAGAATTGTCTTGCTTCGCTGCATCTGGACGACAGCATGCAAGAAAAATCACAGGTACTAAATCTGAAGTGGACCCTCTGACTAGAGATTCCAGTAGAAACAGGCCACAGAGTTCTACAGTCTGTTCCACTTCCACAATTTGTCCTGATAGAGAGTTGATGGGCTCACAGGCAATTGATGCTACATTCCTGGCGACATCATCTAAACTGGCGGAAGGCTTCTCAAGTCATGGACTGATCATCCCAAATGTACCACGTGCAGATGCTGAGCATGTACATAATAAAATGACTGCATCTGAAGCAAAAAAAACAGATAGAagttgcattaaaaaaaaaacacataggAGTGGATCTGTTTATGAAGGAAACAAATTCACAGATAAGATACAAGTTTGTGGTGgtgggaagaaaaggaagatacatGATCCAATGGCATCTATTACATCATTCTGTGATAAGGACAATCAAGTACAATTGGTAGAGAGACATTTTTCAGGGAAAAATCTGATGAGAACTAAAGGTGCCCCCCTCAAAGAAATTTGCCACCAGAATAGTGGAATGTCTAAGATCATTAATGCTTCAAGAGGTTTACGTACTGAAATGCATGGGAGTTTCATGTCTGCTGAAGATTGGCAGGGAATTACACATCTGCAACCTTCTAGTCAAGTtcgaaaggatgaaattgatatTGATTGTTCCATGCCACCATGCTTCCCATGTAAATCGAAAATTAGTGAAAATAATCCTTTAAACATAATAGAGGAGATTCCTGCTGTTAGCAATGATCAAGCTGATTTAGTTTTCCTTGAGAATGGAACTCGTGAGGATTGTATGAAGCTACTGATGTTGGATGATGTCGATGATGAGAGAAGATACAGGGAAGCAATTGAAAGACCTCTTTCACCTACTTTGCCTGTAATAAAGTGTTCTGTCGTTGGGTTGAAAGGAGAGGACCATTCTCACTATTTGATCAAGGAACTTTTCAGAGAGCCTACAAATGACAAAGACACTTTTGAGACCTATCACTGCTTTGATGTCATTAATGGGGAAATCAATTCAAACAAGTTCGAGCTTGTAATGCCAACACCTCCCGTATTGAAAGATAATGTAGGTTCTGTTCATGCATCTGAAGAATCAGAACTTAATAATGCACGTACATTTATGAGAGACTTAAACAAACATGAGGAGCTGAATAATTTTGGACATAACCATGAGAATAATATATCTTCAGGTGCTGGAAAGGGATTTGATATGAGGGATATAGATGTCACAATGAACACTACTGACTTCCCGCCATCTATCATGAAGTTGCGAGAAAATTTACAAGCTGAGCCTATTGTCCATCATGTTATTGATCCATATGTTGCTTCTGCTTTAAATGTTGGGAGCAATGCTTCAACAAAGGAGAATGACCAACATTTGGCATCAG GAAATGACTCTGTTGGTGGTGAAAAATCTTCTCAAACTGGCTGTCATCAAACATCAAATCCTGGTCAAATAGTAAGAAGTGAAAGTTATGTTCATTTATCTGCCAAACAGGAGTTAGTAAATCCACTTGGAGGCAATGTTGGACTTGAGGAGACAACTCGGTTCTGTGATGCCTTTTCCGATACTGAGGATGAAAATAGTATATCGCATATCATTCAAGCCACAAATAACATTGCATCTGAGAAAACTGGGTGCTGTGTTGTCTTTTCACATACCAAGGATGAAGATAGCATATCACGTATCATTCAAGCTAGAAATAACCTTGCATCTAAGAACTTTGGGAGATCTCAAGTGGATTGCAATATTGTGGAAGTCCTTCACTCCTTGACATTGGAGTTGGACCTTCAATCAGA GGAAAAAGTATGTGTTTTCTTTTCATTGCTATTGGGCAACATTGCTGGCTCACTGTTTGCAAATTCTGGAAGTATAATGGTTGAGAATGTTTTACAGTTCACAAAATCTTTTGCAACAGAGACTAGTAAAG TGATTTCGGATGCAACAGCTTGCCAGTATTTTTCAGAAATTTGCCAGTTAGATATCTTATTGCACCTAATTGACGATTTTCTAATAACAAGAAGGATTATGGTGTGTAATGGTATGGAGTCAGAGCAGACATGTTCTTCACCTCTATCTAGCAAATCTTATCAGTTGAATGGGCAAAACGTGAACGAGGCAGCTGCTAAAACTTATCAGCTAATAGCCGCAAGCATCTTATCGGCCTCTATTTGTGCAGTATTTGACCAAATTGGTTTTCTTCTTGAAGTTTCTTATAAAGTTCTTTGTCTGTGTAAACATGATACAAGTTGCAATTTGTTGATGCTGCACATTTTTGCTTTTGCAATTGGTGAGAAATTTTTTACCATGGAGAAATTCAATTTTCATGTGAGTGCCATAAAGTCAGTGGTTTCACTGCTTGAGAGTGGACATCATTCACTTCTGTCTTTTTGTTCAGCTTCTGATGTGGACATCTGTTTTTCACCTTGCAAGCAATGTCCTTTTTCCAAAGATGCAGTTTGTACAGAAAAAAATGTTTCCATGCTGATGGACATATTACAAGATTCTTTTGCTGGGAGTTCATCTGTGGGATATTCATTTACGTCATCATTGTACCCACTATCTGAATCCAATCCTCGAGTTAAAGAAGGTATTTGTTGTTCAAGAGAACCTGATAGTTTGGGTGGTCAGTGTGAAGCATCATGTGTGTTATTCAAGTATGGAGATCATGCAGTTGATTTTTTGAACTATATTTCCAAGAGGGCCCTTTGCTACTTCGCTGATATTGTTTCTGTTGTTGAGCTATTTGGTTGCTACATG AATTGGAAATGGATATCTGACAATCTTCTTTTGCGCCTTCTGAATATGCTGGAATCATACCCACCAAATGAATTTTCAGCTGCGGTTGTTGTGCTGGTTGGGCAACTAGGAAG GTTTGGGGTTGATTTGGGAGGGTATCAGCAGATTGGGGTTCCACAACTGAGAAACAAGCTATCTTCTCTGCTTGATACATATGCAAAGGGAAGAAGCAACCTTCCTGATCAACTTGCTGTTGTTGGTGCTCTGGTTAATCTTCTTCCCGTTAGTTTCGAAGAAATAATCAATGGGCGCCTTGAACATCCAGTTGACAGTAGTCATTCTCACCAAATCGAACCAGTAAAGCAGTGGTTTTCTCACCTGGACAAGAAACTGCAAATTTTGGTATCAAACTTCTTTGGACATGCTGATCTATAG
- the LOC135618824 gene encoding pentatricopeptide repeat-containing protein At4g20770-like, which translates to MNHARFAHLADLLHCCIANRSHLHGRAAHARILSAGLSADTFLSNRLIELYARCHSIGYAVNVFRSIPCPNVFSWNAIVSACSKSGDLELAHQLFVQMPDKNVVSWNTMIGALARGGSEEAALDLYSVMTREGFIPTNFTFASVLSACGSLMALQDGRRCHGIAVKIGLDGNLFVENALLGMYTKCGSSGDAVKVFDRISHPNEVSITAMMGCMMQSGSIEEAVRLFERMHRTGIHIDPVAVSSVLCACARAEGDELGIPRHHGLVLGQLIQALAVKYGFESDIHVGNSLIDMYAKCGNTDEAELLFNTLPNINVVSWNVLIAGYGHKGDSIKAIAMLKLMQQHGFEPDEVTYISLLAACVKTGDIAAAHEMFDKIVEPNVRSWNAILSGYCQEESHDRAVELFRKMQFQNVLPDQTTLAIILSSCSALGLLDFGKQAHSASIRAMLHVDVFVASGLVDMYSKCGHIKVARLVFDRMTERDVVSWNAMITGFAHHSQNREAFAVFKQMRQDGMFPTESSYASVICSCARLSSLPQGRQIHAQTAKDGYEFRVYVGSALIDMYAKCGNVDEAHRFFDTMPTKNVVSWNEMIYGYAQNGYGKRAVELFEHMLRTDEKPNSVTFIAVLAACSHAGMVDKGIKILDTMEKDHGIQPLAVHYTCVIDSLGRAGRLVEAEALVDKMPCVDDPVLWEVLLSACAVHGNATLAKRAAEKLFLLDPLSSAPYVLLSNIYASLGRWDDASAVRALMNGRGVAKDRGYSWIDNKNGVRAFMVDDDLWMVNAEKQASVHGAN; encoded by the coding sequence ATGAACCATGCAAGATTTGCCCACCTCGCTGACCTCCTCCATTGCTGCATCGCCAACCGGTCCCACCTCCACGGCAGAGCCGCCCACGCCCGCATCCTCTCCGCCGGCCTCTCCGCCGACACCTTCCTCTCCAACCGCCTCATCGAGCTCTACGCACGGTGCCATAGCATTGGCTACGCCGTCAACGTCTTCCGCTCCATCCCTTGCCCGAATGTCTTTTCCTGGAATGCTATTGTGTCCGCTTGCTCCAAGTCCGGGGATTTGGAGTTAGCCCATCAGCTGTTTGTGCAAATGCCTGACAAGAACGTCGTGTCCTGGAACACCATGATTGGCGCCTTGGCGCGCGGTGGGTCCGAGGAGGCAGCGTTGGACTTGTACTCTGTGATGACTAGGGAAGGATTCATCCCGACCAATTTCACCTTCGCCAGCGTCTTGAGCGCGTGTGGCAGCCTCATGGCCCTGCAGGATGGCCGCAGGTGCCACGGGATTGCTGTGAAAATTGGCCTCGATGGGAATCTATTCGTGGAGAATGCTTTGCTCGGGATGTACACAAAATGTGGGAGCTCAGGTGATGCAGTCAAAGTGTTCGACAGGATATCACATCCAAATGAGGTCTCGATCACTGCGATGATGGGCTGTATGATGCAGAGTGGTTCCATCGAGGAAGCCGTAAGATTGTTTGAGAGGATGCATAGGACCGGAATTCACATCGATCCAGTTGCTGTTTCCAGTGTGTTGTGTGCTTGTGCCAGAGCTGAAGGAGATGAGCTTGGCATTCCTCGACATCATGGGTTAGTGCTTGGCCAGTTGATACAAGCTCTTGCAGTTAAGTACGGCTTTGAATCTGATATTCATGTGGGCAATTCTCTGATTGATATGTACGCCAAGTGTGGGAACACGGATGAAGCTGAATTGCTTTTCAATACATTGCCAAATATCAATgttgtttcttggaatgttttgATAGCTGGATATGGTCATAAAGGTGACAGCATAAAGGCTATAGCCATGTTGAAATTGATGCAGCAACATGGTTTCGAACCGGATGAAGTCACTTACATCAGTTTGCTAGCTGCGTGTGTGAAGACAGGTGACATTGCGGCAGCACATGAGATGTTTGACAAGATAGTGGAACCTAATGTTAGGTCGTGGAATGCTATACTCTCTGGCTACTGCCAAGAGGAAAGCCATGACAGAGCAGTCGAACTATTTAGGAAGATGCAGTTTCAGAATGTGCTGCCCGATCAAACTACTTTGGCCATTATTCTAAGTTCTTGTTCGGCTTTGGGTCTTCTGGACTTTGGGAAGCAAGCGCATTCTGCCTCAATAAGAGCCATGCTTCATGTTGATGTGTTTGTTGCCAGTGGACTGGTGGATATGTACTCAAAATGTGGGCATATCAAGGTGGCAAGGCTGGTCTTCGATAGGATGACAGAGAGGGATGTTGTCAGTTGGAATGCAATGATAACTGGCTTTGCACATCATTCTCAAAACAGAGAAGCTTTTGCTGTATTCAAGCAGATGCGTCAAGATGGCATGTTCCCCACCGAATCCTCCTATGCAAGCGTGATATGCTCATGCGCTAGACTGTCGTCATTGCCTCAGGGAAGACAGATACATGCCCAAACTGCTAAAGATGGTTATGAGTTCCGTGTTTATGTCGGGAGTGCTTTGATTGATATGTATGCTAAATGTGGTAATGTAGATGAAGCACACAGGTTTTTCGATACCATGCCAACCAAGAATGTTGTTTCATGGAATGAGATGATATATGGATATGCCCAAAATGGCTATGGCAAGAGAGCCGTGGAACTCTTTGAACACATGCTGAGAACAGATGAGAAACCAAATAGTGTGACCTTCATAGCTGTTCTTGCTGCATGTAGTCATGCTGGGATGGTTGACAAGGGAATTAAAATCCTCGATACAATGGAAAAGGACCATGGAATCCAGCCACTTGCTGTTCATTACACTTGTGTGATTGATTCTCTTGGTCGTGCTGGTCGCCTTGTGGAAGCTGAAGCCTTAGTAGACAAGATGCCATGCGTAGATGATCCTGTCCTGTGGGAGGTATTGCTTAGCGCATGTGCTGTTCATGGAAATGCTACACTTGCGAAACGTGCCGCAGAGAAGCTTTTCCTGCTTGACCCCCTAAGCTCGGCTCCATACGTTCTTCTGTCCAATATATATGCTTCCCTAGGTAGATGGGATGATGCATCTGCTGTTAGGGCATTGATGAATGGTCGAGGGGTGGCGAAGGATCGTGGTTACAGCTGGATAGACAATAAGAATGGTGTTCGTGCATTCATGGTAGACGATGATCTATGGATGGTCAATGCTGAGAAACAAGCATCAGTTCATGGTGCAAATTGA
- the LOC103993632 gene encoding WD repeat-containing protein 26 homolog: protein MGGLDDDEPPAKRVKASSAELRSLLNTSSSLLHIGCLGGPMAKPLPFHGEQDMIGSKGVIKRAEFVRIITKTLYSLGYEKSGAILEEESGISLHSSVVNLFRKQVLDGNWDGSLETLHKIGLVDENLLKYSSFLILEQKYFELLETNDFMDALKTLRCEITPLGINKKRVHELASCIVSPSHHVLLRFANLGTETSNPGLKLLEELQKLLPPTVMIPERRLEHLVEQALGLQRESCYFHNSLDSSLSLYADHNCGKDQLPSYTAQVLQEHHDEVWFLQFSNHGKYLASSSNDKSAIIWEVHEDEGLSLKHKLIDHQKAVLMIAWSPDDSQLLTCGMEEVVRRWDVHSGECLQVYEKTGLGLISCGWFPDGKRLFSGVTDKSICIWDLDGKEIDSWNGLRTSMTSDISITKDGRHIINTCKGNVIMLLDREMKMEKLVEEEQPITSFTLSGDDNFLLVNLINQEIHLWCIKDDPRLITRYKGHRRSRYLIRSCFGGIKQAFIASGSEDSQVYIWHRGSGDLVEALPGHSGSVNCVSWNPSNPHMLASASDDHTIRVWGLSKKVDLKPTSEGHSNGVVAHRQCNGHCK from the exons ATGGGAGGTTTAGACGATGATGAACCACCAGCAAAACGTGTGAAAGCATCCTCAGCAGAATTGAGGAGCCTCTTGAACACTTCATCTTCTTTGCTACACATTGGTTGTTTGGGAGGTCCAATGGCCAAACCATTGCCATTCCACGGGGAACAAGATATGATTGGTTCGAAAGGTGTAATTAAAAGGGCTGAGTTTGTCAGAATCATCACCAAGACCTTATATTCTCTTGGATATGAAAAGAGTGGAGCAATCCTGGAGGAGGAGTCTGGGATTTCTTTGCACTCATCAGTGGTGAATCTTTTCAGGAAACAAGTGCTTGATGGAAATTGGGATGGAAGTTTGGAGACATTGCACAAAATAGGTCTTGTGGATGAAAATTTACTGAAATATTCTTCATTTTTGATATTGGAGCAAAAGTACTTTGAACTGTTGGAGACTAATGATTTCATGGATGCATTGAAGACATTGAGATGTGAAATTACTCCTCTTGGCATCAACAAAAAGCGGGTGCACGAGCTTGCTAGCTGTATTGTCTCTCCTTCACATCATGTTTTACTTAGGTTTGCCAATCTTGGAACTGAAACTTCAAATCCTGGACTAAAGCTTCTAGAGGAATTGCAGAAACTGCTTCCTCCAACAGTGATGATACCTGAGAGGAGGTTGGAGCATTTGGTTGAACAGGCACTTGGTTTGCAAAGGGAATCTTGTTATTTCCACAACTCTCTTGATAGTTCCCTCTCATTGTATGCTGATCATAATTGTGGCAAGGATCAGTTACCTTCTTATACCGCTCAG GTGTTGCAAGAACACCATGATGAAGTATGGTTTTTACAGTTCTCAAACCACGGAAAATATTTAGCGtcatcatcaaatgataaatctgctatTATATGGGAG GTTCATGAAGATGAAGGATTGTCATTGAAACACAAGCTGATTGATCATCAGAAAGCTGTCTTGATGATTGCTTGGAGCCCTGATGACAGCCAGCTTCTCACATGTGGAATGGAAGAAGTTGTAAGACGCTGGGATGTTCACTCAGGAGAATGCCTCCAAGTCTATGAAAAAACTGGTCTTGGACTGATTTCTTGCGGTTGGTTCCCAGATGGAAAACGATTATTTTCTGGTGTTACAGATAAGAGTATCTGCATCTGGGACTTGGATGGTAAAGAAATTGACTCCTGGAATGGCCTGCGAACCAGTATGACCTCTGACATCTCCATCACAAAAGATGGTCGACATATTATAAACACGTGTAAGGGAAATGTGATTATGTTGCTAGATAGGGAAATGAAGATGGAGAAGCTGGTAGAAGAGGAACAGCCTATTACTTCTTTTACACTATCAGGCGATGATAATTTTTTACTTGTAAACTTGATAAACCAGGAGATTCACTTATGGTGCATAAAAGATGATCCCAGACTCATTACGAGATACAAAGGTCATAGACGGAGCCGATATCTAATAAGGTCCTGTTTTGGGGGCATTAAACAGGCTTTCATTGCCAGCGGAAGTGAAGATTCACAG GTGTACATATGGCATCGTGGCAGCGGTGATCTTGTTGAGGCTCTTCCTGGACATTCCGGCTCTGTCAACTGCGTGAGCTGGAATCCGTCCAACCCTCACATGCTCGCCTCCGCCAGTGATGACCACACCATCCGCGTATGGGGACTAAGCAAGAAAGTTGATCTGAAGCCCACCAGTGAGGGCCACAGCAACGGGGTAGTAGCTCATCGGCAGTGCAACGGACACTGCAAATGA
- the LOC135618826 gene encoding uncharacterized protein LOC135618826, with product MDDGDIPATSRASSEPSASGGGGVNGAEGPAAGHEGWDALARAIASTLGAVMREFDSRAEGTARSQDELSLSLDRLTGELDILLEDAPLPFIMQYAAKISSLCKRVSALNLLLKSIQRRIDNMDQMLSTGLPTDNHQLTEQSHHY from the exons ATGGACGACGGCGATATACCGGCAACCTCCAGGGCCTCGTCCGAGCCTTCCGCCAGTGGAGGTGGCGGGGTGAATGGCGCCGAGGGACCTGCTGCCGGCCACGAGGGGTGGGACGCCCTGGCACGGGCGATCGCTTCGACGCTGGGGGCCGTGATGAGGGAGTTCGATTCCAGAGCGGAGGGTACCGCCCGGAGCCAGGACGAGCTCTCCCTTTCTCTAGATCGCCTCACAGGAG aaCTAGACATATTGTTAGAAGATGCACCTTTGCCGTTTATTATGCAATATGCTGCCAAAATCTCCTCTCTCTGCAAAAGGGTTTCAGCGCTGAACTTACTTTTGAAATCGATTCAGAGGCGCATTGATAACATGGACCAAATGCTTTCTACTGGCTTACCCACTG ATAACCATCAATTGACAGAGCAGTCACATCATTATTGA
- the LOC135618825 gene encoding uncharacterized protein LOC135618825 yields the protein MVASALVTDVALPPAFSAFCRLGPRISLGSDLIAAADDDKADEPGREGPDGDESGGDFVDFEFRLHDPVAMLPADELFVDGKLVPLQMAVAKPVALRSAAEIRSPERAKTRRMAEDSGSDPYAFSPRAPSCTSRWRELLGLKRAATPKPDPVKVSPALAAAKSKNPNPDARSLKHLFHRNLKMSPLEASLSLPLLHNTKSDSVSISSRGPDHEDPPRLSLDSDKPSHHIPTVRLVRPLPAVAEPGRSRIRRTASSEITPPPPPIGPVDSPRMNPSGKVVFHGLERSSSSPGSFTGGPRPRARGMERSYSATVVRVTPVLNVPVCSLRGSGRACPAFGFGQLFSPQKPVRGSSATRSEKTTNQRD from the coding sequence ATGGTGGCCTCCGCCTTGGTCACCGATGTCGCCCTCCCTCCGGCGTTCTCCGCCTTCTGCCGCCTCGGCCCCAGGATCTCCCTCGGAAGCGACCTAATCGCTGCCGCTGATGACGACAAGGCTGATGAACCGGGCAGGGAGGGACCTGACGGGGATGAATCTGGTGGCGACTTCGTCGACTTCGAGTTCCGACTGCATGATCCCGTTGCCATGCTCCCCGCCGACGAGCTGTTTGTCGATGGGAAGCTGGTGCCTCTCCAAATGGCGGTGGCGAAGCCGGTGGCGTTGCGTTCCGCTGCCGAGATCCGCTCGCCGGAGCGAGCGAAGACGCGGCGAATGGCCGAGGACTCCGGATCGGACCCCTACGCCTTCTCTCCCCGAGCGCCGAGCTGCACCAGCCGGTGGCGGGAGCTGCTCGGCCTCAAGAGAGCGGCGACGCCGAAGCCCGATCCGGTGAAGGTTTCTCCTGCCCTCGCCGCCGCCAAATCCAAGAACCCTAACCCTGACGCCAGGTCCCTTAAGCATTTGTTTCACCGGAATCTCAAAATGTCCCCGCTCGAGGCGTCGCTAAGCCTTCCTCTCCTCCACAACACCAAGTCGGACTCCGTCTCGATCTCCTCCCGCGGCCCTGACCACGAGGACCCCCCCCGGCTCTCTCTCGACTCGGACAAACCCAGCCACCACATCCCGACGGTCCGGTTGGTCCGGCCACTTCCGGCTGTGGCGGAACCAGGCCGGAGCCGGATCAGACGGACAGCGTCGTCGGAGataacgccgccgccgccgccgattgGGCCGGTGGACAGTCCGAGGATGAACCCGTCGGGGAAGGTTGTGTTCCACGGGCTGGAGCGGAGCTCAAGCAGCCCGGGGAGCTTCACGGGCGGGCCGAGGCCGCGGGCGCGGGGGATGGAGCGGTCCTACTCCGCCACCGTCGTCCGGGTGACCCCGGTGCTCAACGTCCCGGTCTGCTCCCTCCGCGGCTCGGGAAGGGCCTGCCCGGCCTTCGGGTTCGGCCAGCTGTTCTCGCCGCAGAAGCCTGTCCGGGGCTCGTCTGCGACTCGCAGCGAGAAGACCACGAACCAGAGGGATTAG